In the Arthrobacter sp. Soc17.1.1.1 genome, CTGACGAGCGCGCCCCTGGCCTCGAGCACGTCGATGTCGCGGCGGACGGTCATCTCGGAGACGCCGAGCGCCACGGCGAGGCCGCTCACGCGCACCGCGGGCTGGTGGGTGAGGCGGTCGATGATCGCTGCATGGCGTTCGGCTGCGAGCATGATCCTCCTGTCGGCGCCGGGGGTGGGGGTGGGGGTGGCGAAGCACAGCACGGAATCCGAACTGGACCGCACCAAAACGAACAAAACCTATCATAGGCGCCCGTGCCACCGCCGGTGCGGGAAACCGGTGCGTGACAGGGCGGCGGTAGCATCGCACCATGACTTCGGGAACCCGGCCGGCCAGCGGCACCAACTACACGCTGACGGCGGGCCCCGCGACCGTCGTCGTCGCGAGTCTCGCCGCCGCGCTCAGGTCCTACCGGTACGACGGCGTGGCGCTGACCGAGACCTGGGCGGACGACGCCATCCCGGCGGGCGGCGGCGGCATCCTGCTGGCGCCCTGGCCCAACCGGGTGGCCGACGGCCGCTGGACACTGCACGGCGAGGAACAGCGCCTCGATATCACGGAGCCGTCGAAGGGCAACGCCATCCACGGACTGCTGCGCAACACCGGCTACCAGGCCGTGGAGGTCGGCGACGCCCGGCTGGTCCTCGAGGCCGAGATCTTCCCGCAGCACGGCTACCCCTTCCACCTGATGCACCGGGCCACGTACGAGCTCACGGAGGAGCAGCTGACGGTGACACAGGAGCTCTCGAACCTCTCGGCGTCGCCCGCGCCCTTCGCCCTGGGCGCGCACCCCTACCTGAAGATCTCGGACGTCCCCACCGAGGAGCTCGTCCTCACCCTGCACGCGGAGGAGATGTTCGAGGCCGACGACCGGTCCATCCCGACCGGCCGGGCACCCGTGTCGGGGCAGCGCGACCTGCGGCAGGGGCAGCGGATCGGGGACATCGTGTTCGATACCGCCTTCACGGGCCTCGCTCTCGTGGACGGACGCCACGAGCACGTGCTGTCCGCCCCGGACGGACGGCGCGTCACGCTGTGGGCCGACGCCTCCTTCGCCTACGCCCACGTGTTCATCAGCACGATCTACCCCGGCGTCAGCAAGGCGGTGGCGATCGAGCCGATGACCGCGCCCGCCGACGCGTTCAACTCGGGGGAGGGCCTGGCCTGGCTCGAGCCGGGTGCGTCCTTCGCCGCGAAATGGGGCATACTCCCGGGTCTCGGATAGCGGACGCCCGGACCTTCTATGGAAGGATTGGGCCATGCAGCGTCTCCCCGGAGCGAAACCCCAGCGCGCCCTCCAGCGCGCGGTGAGCCGCGGCGCAGCCGCGCTGCCCGATCCGCTGCCCCGGCAGCCCGCCGCCACACGGGATCCCGCACCCAGGGACGAGCTCCACGACCGCAGCGCCGACCGCTCGGACGTCCCCGTCGCCCTCCGGATCGCGGCATCCTGGTCCTGGCGGCTCGCGCTCGTCATCCTCATCAGCGGCGTGCTGGTCTACCTGCTCAGCCGTATCTCGCTCCTCGTCATCCCGCTCATGATCGCGGGCCTGGTGGCCGCGCTGCTCATGCCGCTGAAGAACGCCCTCAGGCGACGCAGGGTCCCCAACGGGGCGGCCGTCGCCATCACGCTCGTCGGCTTCTTCGGTCTCATCACGGGCGCGCTGCTCCTCGTCGGCCGCCAGCTCGCCCTCGGCATCCGGAGCCTCGGAGGCGAGGCGCAGGACGGCGTCCAGCAGGTGCTGGCCTGGCTGTCGCAGGGCCCCCTCCAGCTCACGACGTCGCAGATCGACCAGTACCTCACCGACATCGGCAACGCCGTCCAGAACAACAGCGCCTCGATCCTCAGCGGGGCGCTCTCCTTCGGCACGACGGCGGGCCACGTGGCCGCGGGCACGCTCCTGACGGTGTTCGCCCTGATCTTCTTCCTGCTCGACGGCGGCCGGATCTGGCACTTCCTCGTGGGCCTCACGCCCCGTCGGGCCCGCGCGGCGGTCGACGGCGCGGGGCGGCGCGGCTGGATGTCCATGGCCAGCTACGTGCGGGTGCAGATGGTCGTCGCGGGCGTCGACGCCGTGGGTATCGGCGTGGGTGCCGCCGTCATCGGTGTGCCCCTGGCCCTGCCGCTCGGCGTGCTCGTGTTCCTCGGGTCCTTCATCCCCATCGTCGGAGCCCTCGCCACGGGCTGCGTCGCCGTGCTGCTGGCCCTCGTGGCCAACGGGTGGGTCAACGCCCTGGTGATGCTCGCGATCGTGCTGCTGGTGCAGCAGGTGGAGGGACACATCCTCCAGCCGCTCATCATGGGCCCTGCCGTCGCGCTCCACCCGCTCGCCGTCGTGCTCGCGGTGGCGGGCGGCACCCTGCTCGCCGGGATCCCGGGCGCCCTGTTCTCCGTCCCGCTCCTGGCGGTCCTCAACACCTCCGTGCGCTACATCGCCCAGCGGGCCTGGGAGTACGACCCGGTCGTGGCCCGGGAGGGCTGGCCCGGAGGGGCTGTCATTAGCGGGCCGGCGGAGGAGCGAGGAGCTCCGGCGCCGGCCAGCACCCCGGGACCTCCCGCCGCAGCAGCGGCGCCAGCCCTCCAGAGAGAGACCTCCCAGTGACCGAGCAGACCGTGACGAACACCCGCACCACCGGCAGTGACAGCACCGGCCCGACGGCGGTGCTCGACGTCCCCGCCGGCACCGATCTCCCGGTGACCCTCGCCGACATCGAAGCCGCCCACCGCACCCTCGAGGGCGTGATCGCCCGCACGCCGATCGAACAGTCCCGGGCCCTCGGCCGGCTCACCGGCTCGACCGTGTCCTTCAAGTGCGAGAACCTCCAGCGCGCCGGCTCCTTCAAGGTGCGCGGCGCCTACAACCGCATGGCGAAGCTCAGCGAGGCCGAGCGTGCCCGCGGCGTGGTCGCGGCGTCGGCCGGCAACCACGCGCAGGGCGTCGCCGTCGCCGCGGCCCGCCTCGGGATCGCGGCCCGCATCTACATGCCCCTCGGCGTGGCCCTGCCGAAGCTGGCCGCGACCCGCGGCCACGGCGCCGAGGTGGTCCTCCACGGCCACAACGTGGACGAGGCGCTCACGGAGGCCCGGAAGTACGCCGACGAGACCGGCGCCGTGTTCGTCCACCCGTTCGACAACGTGGACGTGGTCGCGGGCCAGGGCACGCTCGGCCTCGAGATCCTCGAACAGGTGCCCGACGTCGACACGATCCTCATGGGCGTCGGCGGCGGCGGACTCCTCGCCGGCGTGGCCGTCGCCGTCAAGGCGCGCGCGAAGGAGCTCGGCCGCACCATCCGGATCATCGGGGTCCAGGCCGAGAACGCCGCCGCCTACCCGCCGTCCCTCGCCGCGGACGCCCTGGTGCCCCTGACGAAGGTCTCGACCATCGCCGACGGCATCGCCGTCGGACGCCCCGGCCAGCTGCCCTTCTCGATCATCCGCGAACTCGTCGACGACGTCGTGACCGTCAGCGAGGACTCCCTCGCCCGCGCGCTCATCTTCCTGCTGGAACGCTCGAAGATGGTGGTCGAGCCTGCCGGTGCGGTGGGCGTGGCGGCCCTCCTGGACGGGAAGCTCACGGAGAACGGGGCGCAGCCGGGCAACACCGTCGTGGTCCTCTCGGGCGGCAACATCGATCCCATGCTCATGCTGAAGGTCATCCAGCGCGGCCTGGCCGCCGCGGGCCGCTACCTCGTGGTACGCATGCTGCTCGACGACCGGCCCGGCTCGCTGGCCACCATCTCGCGCATCATCGCCGAGTCGGACGCCAACGTGACCGGCGTCGACCACACGCGTGTGGGCGGGTCGATCAGCATGGGCGACGTCGCCATCACCATCAACATGGAGACCAAGGGCGAGGAGCACTGCGAGCAGGTCCTCAGCAACCTGCGCGCCGAGGGCTTCCAGCCCGTCGTCCTCAAGGGCTGAGGGCCCGTGCATCCACTCGCTCACCGGGCCCAGGCGGGCCTCGTCACGGTCGGTGGCCTCGTGGCCGTGATGTGGGTGGTGTTCGTGCTGAACCTGCTCCTGGGGAACCTGCTGGTCCGGACCCTCGGGATCGCGCCCCGGCGCCTCGACGGGCTCGACGGCGTGGTGTTCGCGCCGCTGCTGCACGGCGGGGTGGAGCACCTGGCCGGCAACAGCCTGCCCCTGCTGGTGCTCGGGTTCCTGGCCTTCCTCGAGGGTGCGCGGCGCTTCGCCGTCGCCGTGGCCGCCAGCTGGCTGGCCTCCGGCCTCGGCACCTGGCTCTTCGGCGGCGGACTGACGATCGGCGCCTCCGGTGTCGTGTTCGGCCTGTTCGCCTACCTGATCACCCGCGGGTTCTACAACCGCGACTGGAAGCAGATCCTCCTCGCCGGGGTGCTGTTCCTGGTCTACGGGTCCATCCTGTGGGGCGTGCTGCCGCGGCTGGGCTCCAACATCTCCTGGCAGGCCCACCTCTTCGGGGTGCTCGGCGGCATCCTCGCGGCCTACCTGCTCAAACGGAAGCGGCCCGCCCCCGGGGGGACGGACCGCTTCGGCGCCTAGTGGTGCTGCGCGGCCGGACCTCTCGATCCGGCTGAGGGGGCGTCGTCAGCCGACGTACGGCGTGGCCGAGAGGATCTCGACGGTGATCTGCTTGCCGTTGGGGGCGGCGTACGTGACAGTGTCCCCGGCCTTCTTGCCCTGGATCGCGGCGCCGAGGGGCGACTTCTCGCTGTAGACGTCGACGTCCGTGTCGCCGGCGACCTCGCGGCTGCCGAGCAGGAAGTTCTCCACGTCACCGGCGATCCGCGCGGACACCATCTTGCCCGGTTCCACGACGCCGTCATCGGCGGCGGCCTCGCCGACGTGCGCGTTCTCGAGCAGCTGGGTGAGCTGCCGGATGCGTGCCTCGGCCTTGCCCTGCTCCTCCTTGGCGGCGTGGTAGCCGCCGTTCTCCTTCAGGTCACCCTCCGAGCGGGCCTGCTCGATGCGGGCGACGATCTCCGTGCGACCGGGACCGGAGAGGTGCTCGAGCTCGCTCTTGAGTCGATCGTAGGACTCCTGCGTGAGCCAGGCGACGGAGGCGCTGTTAGTGGACACGGGATTACTCCTTCGGTACGGCCGCCTCCGCGGACGGAGGGGCTTGTGATCGGACGGACGGTCGTGGAGCCACCGTCCGCGGCAAACAAACACCCCGCCTCGTGGTACCGGGGGACCGGTACGCCGGTGAGGCGGGGCGCTAGGTTTCCATCCAGTCTAGAGGGGTGCGGGCTAGAACCCAAGAGATGCCGGCGGAACCGCTCAGTCCTCGACGATCCAGCAGGCGTTGACCCCGCCGGAGACGCCCGGCGAATCGGTCCGGACATCCGTGCGGTGCGCCGTCGTCCCGCCGCCGTTCGCGCCGTCCTCGGCGCTGTTGGGCCCGATGGTGACCACCGTCCAGCCGACCACCGCGTAGTTCTCACTGAGCACCTGCACGGCGCACTGCGCCGTGGCCGAGCGGTCCTTCGACACCTCGAAATCGACGCTCGCACGCCCGTCCGACGCCAGGGCGAAGCCCACGTCCTTCGACGAGACGTCGGGACTGCCGGAGGTCAGGGCCACCAGGCCCACCATCGCCACGGCGGCGGCGAGCACCGCGAGCAGCAGGGTCCGCGCACGGCCCATGCGCCTGGTCGGCTTGGGGGTGCCGTAGCGATTGGCTACTCTTGAGGGCGTAGGGGCGGAGCTCACCGTCCCATTTTACCGCCCGCCGGCCGTCCCCCTCGCGGACGTCCGTGCCCGCAGAGCCAGGAGCTCGTGTTGCCAAGCCAGGATCTTCCCCGCGCGTCCGCTGCGGGCCTCCGCCTCCTCGCGGTCCACGCCCACCCCGACGACGAGTCGAGCAAGGGTGCGGCCACCATGGCCGCCTACGTCGCAGCGGGTGCCGAGGTCATGGTGGCCACCTGCACGGGCGGCGAACGCGGCGACATCCTCAACGCGGCCATGGAGGGTGACGCGCATGCCGGCCGTGACCTGCCGGGCCTGCGGCGCGTCGAGATGGCACGCGCCGTCGCCGAGCTCGGCGTGCAGCAGCGGTGGCTGGGCTTCACCGACTCCGGCCTGCCCGAGGGCGATCCGCTCCCGGACCTGCCCTTCGGCTGCTTCGCGCTCCAGCCTCTCGAGCGGGCGGCCGCACCCCTCGTGAAGCTCGTGCGCGAGTTCCGCCCGCACGTGATCCTCAGCTACGACGAGAACGGCGGCTACCCCCACCCCGACCACATCATGGCGCACCGTGTCGCGGTGGAGGCGTTCGAGGCGGCGGCCGACCCGGAGCGCTACCCGGGCACGGGTGAGGCCTGGAGCGTCGCCAAGCTCTACTACGACCGCGCGTTCAACCCGGAGCGCTTCCGCGCCCTGCACGCGGCGCTCGAGGAGGCCGGCCTCCAGTCGCCCTACGCGGAGCGCATCGCGCAGTGGCTCGAGGCGGACGCGGAGGGACACCAGCCACCGGCCCCGGCGCACCCCACCACCACGCAGATCCGCTGCGCCGACTTCTTCGGGCACCGGGAGCGGGCGCTGCTCGCGCACCGCACGCAGGTGGACCCGGAGGGATTCTTCTTCGCCGTGTCGGTGGAACTGCAGCAGGAGGTGTGGCCGTGGGAGGACTACTCCCTCATCACCTCGCGCGTGGAGTCCTCCGTGCCCGAGGACGACTTCTTCGCCGGGATCACGCCGGGACGCTAGGTCCGCGCCGCATTTCTATCCCGCGTAGAATTATGGCTGGCGGGCACCCCGGACCCGCCGCGAGCTTCGAAAGTGGTGCCTGCGTGTTCCTTCCCCTCAGCCTGGCTGCGACCGTGACGCCGTCGGGGGACCCGACGCTCAAACCGGGCCTCGACCCGGCGTCGGTCACGCCCGGGACGCTCGGCTTCCTGGCGACGCTCTTCGTCGTCGTGCTCGTCATCTTCCTGATCCGCGACATGGTCAAGCGCATCCGGCGCGTCCGATACACCGCCGAGGTGGAGCAGGCGCGGGCCCAGCGTGCCGACGGCGCGGCGACGGCGGGAGGGGACGACGTGCCGGGCCTGTCCCGCGGCGGGGACGGCACGGCCGACGGCGGTCGCCCCCGGCCGGGCGGGAAGCACGGCCCGGACAACCGCTGACCACACGGTCCGTCCCGTACCCGGGTCGGTATCCGGGCCGGGTCAGGCCCCGACCGGGTGCAGGACGGCGAGCATGATCGCGACGAAGTGCGCCGCGAAGGCCGCCACCGTGAACGCGTGGAAGAGCTCGTGGAAGCCGAACACGCGCGGTGAGAAGTTGGGCCGCTTGATGCCGTAGAACACGGCGCCTGCGATGTACAGCACGCCGCCCACGCAGATCAGCAGCGCGGCGGGCACATTGGCCGCGAAGAAGTCCGGCATGTAGAACACGGAGCCCAGGCCGAGCGCCACGTAGATGGGCACGTACAGCCACCGCGGTGCGTCCACCCACAGGTTGCGGAAGAGCACGCCGGCGACGGCGCCGCCCCAGATGATCCACAGGAGCGTCTCCGCCCTGCCCCGGTCCAGCAGGGCCCAGGCGAGCGGCGTATAGGATCCGGCGATGACCAGCATGATGTTGGTGTGGTCCAGGCGCTTCAGGACCACCTTCACGCCCGGACTCCAGTCGCCCCGGTGGTACACCGCGCTCACGCCGAACAGCAGCACGCCCGTCAGGGCGTAGATGGCGGAGGCGACCCGGAGCCCCGGCGTCGGGGCCAGCGCCACGAGGACGACACCCGCGGCGACGGCCAGGGGCGTGGCGACCGCGTGGATCCACCCCCGCCACAGCGGCTTGGCCGCCATCGCGTCCGCGAGCGGTCCCGCCACCGAGGACACCGCGTCCTCGAACGGGCTGTCGCGGCCGGCCGCGGGATCCGAAGGGCCCGGGACAGGGGCCGGATAGCGCGGGGTCATGCCGGAATTCTAGCCCAGGCCGCCGCCCGCCCCTCCGACGGCCGCCTGTCGAGGAGATGGTCGCCGCAGACGGTTCCGCACTGCCTGCAGGCCTTTGCCGGGCAACTGCCGGTACGGTAGAAGCAGGTATCCGGGGTCAGGCGCCCCGTGTCGAGCATGCCTCCGGCCCCGGCCGGAGCGGGAACCAGGGGAGGGCGGCCGGGCGTGAGCTTGAAGTTCCCCGGAGTCGGCTACAGCTTCTACGAGCGCAGGCTGCAGCGGAACCTCGCGCCCGAACGCATCCCGCACCACATCGGCGTCATGGTGGACGGCAACCGGCGGTGGGCGAAGCTCGCGGGCGCGCCCACGAGCCACGGGCACCAGGCGGGCGCGGACAAGATCCACGAGTTCCTCGGCTGGTGCGAGGAACTCGGCGTCGACGTCGTGACCCTCTACATGCTGTCCACCGACAACATGGGCCGGCCCCAGGAGGAGATCGACCAGCTCCTCGACATCATCGCCAACACCCTCGACCGCCTCGGGGAGAGCAACCGCGTGCGGGTCCAGCCCGTCGGCGCCCTCGACCTCCTGCCCGACGACCTGGCCGGCAAGCTCGTGGAGCTCGCGGCGTCCACCGAGCGCATCGACGGGCTGCACGTGAACGTGGCCGTGGGGTACGGGGGACGGCGCGAGATCGTCGACGCCGTCAAGGAACTGATGCGGGACGCCGCAGCCCGCGGGATGTCCCTCGAGACCCTCGCCGAGGAGCTGACGGACCAGCACATCTCCTCCTTCCTCTACACGCGCGGGCAGCAGGACCCGGACCTCGTCATCCGCACCTCGGGGGAGCAGCGGCTCTCCGGGTTCCTCATGTGGCAGAGCGCCTACAGCGAGTTCTACTTCTGCGAGGCGCTGTGGCCCGATTTCCGGCGCGTGGACTTCCTCCGCGCCCTCCGCGACTACGGCCGCAGGCAGCGCCGCTTCGGGTCCTGAGCGTCCGTCCCGAGTGTTCACCGGCGCTTCACGGACGACACGGCGGGCGGCGCTGCGCTGCGGGGATCGACGGCGTAGGGTCTACCCATCGACGGACATCGGATCCGCCGACGGAAGGCCCACCCCACCCCTACGAATTCGGGGCGACCGCCCCGGAGCGGAGTCCATGTGGCTACAACCAACACCCCGGAGCAGGACGCGGTCGATCCGCGGCGCAGCTACGTCATCGACACCTCGGTGCTCCTGTCCGATCCCCGCGCCATCCTGCGGTTCGCGGAACACGAGGTGATCCTGCCCATCGTCGTCATCACCGAGCTCGAGGGCAAGCGGCACGACCCGGAGCTGGGGTACTTCGCCCGGAAGGCCCTGAGGCTGCTGGACGACCTGCGGGTGGACAACGGCGGGCTCGACACCGACGTCCCGCTCGGGGACGAGGGCGGCACGCTGCGGGTGGAACTGAACCACGTCTCGCCCGAGGTGCTGCCGGTCGGGTTCCGCAGCGGTGACAACGACTCCCGGGTCCTCGCCGTCGCGAAGAACCTCGCCGTCGCCGGGCGCGACGTGGTCGTGGTGTCCAAGGACCTGCCGATGCGCGTGAAGGCGTCCGCGATGGGCCTGCAGGCCGACGAGTACCGCAACGAGTTCGTGAAGGACTCCGGCTGGACGGGCGTGGCCGAGCTCGACGCCACGGTCGAGGAGGTCAACGCCCTCTACGACCACGAGGCCGTCCTGACGGCCGGCGGTGCGGAGCAGCCGGTGAACACGGGCGTCATCCTGCTCTCGCCGCGCGGTTCGGCGCTCGGGCGCGTCGGGGCGGACAAGCACATCCGGCTGGTCCGCGGCGACCGCGACGTGTTCGGCCTGCACGGGCGGTCCGCGGAGCAGCGCCTGGCGATCGACCTCCT is a window encoding:
- a CDS encoding aldose 1-epimerase family protein, encoding MTSGTRPASGTNYTLTAGPATVVVASLAAALRSYRYDGVALTETWADDAIPAGGGGILLAPWPNRVADGRWTLHGEEQRLDITEPSKGNAIHGLLRNTGYQAVEVGDARLVLEAEIFPQHGYPFHLMHRATYELTEEQLTVTQELSNLSASPAPFALGAHPYLKISDVPTEELVLTLHAEEMFEADDRSIPTGRAPVSGQRDLRQGQRIGDIVFDTAFTGLALVDGRHEHVLSAPDGRRVTLWADASFAYAHVFISTIYPGVSKAVAIEPMTAPADAFNSGEGLAWLEPGASFAAKWGILPGLG
- a CDS encoding AI-2E family transporter, giving the protein MQRLPGAKPQRALQRAVSRGAAALPDPLPRQPAATRDPAPRDELHDRSADRSDVPVALRIAASWSWRLALVILISGVLVYLLSRISLLVIPLMIAGLVAALLMPLKNALRRRRVPNGAAVAITLVGFFGLITGALLLVGRQLALGIRSLGGEAQDGVQQVLAWLSQGPLQLTTSQIDQYLTDIGNAVQNNSASILSGALSFGTTAGHVAAGTLLTVFALIFFLLDGGRIWHFLVGLTPRRARAAVDGAGRRGWMSMASYVRVQMVVAGVDAVGIGVGAAVIGVPLALPLGVLVFLGSFIPIVGALATGCVAVLLALVANGWVNALVMLAIVLLVQQVEGHILQPLIMGPAVALHPLAVVLAVAGGTLLAGIPGALFSVPLLAVLNTSVRYIAQRAWEYDPVVAREGWPGGAVISGPAEERGAPAPASTPGPPAAAAAPALQRETSQ
- the ilvA gene encoding threonine ammonia-lyase, which translates into the protein MLDVPAGTDLPVTLADIEAAHRTLEGVIARTPIEQSRALGRLTGSTVSFKCENLQRAGSFKVRGAYNRMAKLSEAERARGVVAASAGNHAQGVAVAAARLGIAARIYMPLGVALPKLAATRGHGAEVVLHGHNVDEALTEARKYADETGAVFVHPFDNVDVVAGQGTLGLEILEQVPDVDTILMGVGGGGLLAGVAVAVKARAKELGRTIRIIGVQAENAAAYPPSLAADALVPLTKVSTIADGIAVGRPGQLPFSIIRELVDDVVTVSEDSLARALIFLLERSKMVVEPAGAVGVAALLDGKLTENGAQPGNTVVVLSGGNIDPMLMLKVIQRGLAAAGRYLVVRMLLDDRPGSLATISRIIAESDANVTGVDHTRVGGSISMGDVAITINMETKGEEHCEQVLSNLRAEGFQPVVLKG
- a CDS encoding rhomboid family intramembrane serine protease; its protein translation is MHPLAHRAQAGLVTVGGLVAVMWVVFVLNLLLGNLLVRTLGIAPRRLDGLDGVVFAPLLHGGVEHLAGNSLPLLVLGFLAFLEGARRFAVAVAASWLASGLGTWLFGGGLTIGASGVVFGLFAYLITRGFYNRDWKQILLAGVLFLVYGSILWGVLPRLGSNISWQAHLFGVLGGILAAYLLKRKRPAPGGTDRFGA
- the greA gene encoding transcription elongation factor GreA — its product is MSTNSASVAWLTQESYDRLKSELEHLSGPGRTEIVARIEQARSEGDLKENGGYHAAKEEQGKAEARIRQLTQLLENAHVGEAAADDGVVEPGKMVSARIAGDVENFLLGSREVAGDTDVDVYSEKSPLGAAIQGKKAGDTVTYAAPNGKQITVEILSATPYVG
- a CDS encoding DUF4307 domain-containing protein; protein product: MSSAPTPSRVANRYGTPKPTRRMGRARTLLLAVLAAAVAMVGLVALTSGSPDVSSKDVGFALASDGRASVDFEVSKDRSATAQCAVQVLSENYAVVGWTVVTIGPNSAEDGANGGGTTAHRTDVRTDSPGVSGGVNACWIVED
- the mca gene encoding mycothiol conjugate amidase Mca, translating into MPSQDLPRASAAGLRLLAVHAHPDDESSKGAATMAAYVAAGAEVMVATCTGGERGDILNAAMEGDAHAGRDLPGLRRVEMARAVAELGVQQRWLGFTDSGLPEGDPLPDLPFGCFALQPLERAAAPLVKLVREFRPHVILSYDENGGYPHPDHIMAHRVAVEAFEAAADPERYPGTGEAWSVAKLYYDRAFNPERFRALHAALEEAGLQSPYAERIAQWLEADAEGHQPPAPAHPTTTQIRCADFFGHRERALLAHRTQVDPEGFFFAVSVELQQEVWPWEDYSLITSRVESSVPEDDFFAGITPGR
- the trhA gene encoding PAQR family membrane homeostasis protein TrhA; this translates as MAAKPLWRGWIHAVATPLAVAAGVVLVALAPTPGLRVASAIYALTGVLLFGVSAVYHRGDWSPGVKVVLKRLDHTNIMLVIAGSYTPLAWALLDRGRAETLLWIIWGGAVAGVLFRNLWVDAPRWLYVPIYVALGLGSVFYMPDFFAANVPAALLICVGGVLYIAGAVFYGIKRPNFSPRVFGFHELFHAFTVAAFAAHFVAIMLAVLHPVGA
- a CDS encoding isoprenyl transferase — translated: MKFPGVGYSFYERRLQRNLAPERIPHHIGVMVDGNRRWAKLAGAPTSHGHQAGADKIHEFLGWCEELGVDVVTLYMLSTDNMGRPQEEIDQLLDIIANTLDRLGESNRVRVQPVGALDLLPDDLAGKLVELAASTERIDGLHVNVAVGYGGRREIVDAVKELMRDAAARGMSLETLAEELTDQHISSFLYTRGQQDPDLVIRTSGEQRLSGFLMWQSAYSEFYFCEALWPDFRRVDFLRALRDYGRRQRRFGS
- a CDS encoding PhoH family protein, translating into MATTNTPEQDAVDPRRSYVIDTSVLLSDPRAILRFAEHEVILPIVVITELEGKRHDPELGYFARKALRLLDDLRVDNGGLDTDVPLGDEGGTLRVELNHVSPEVLPVGFRSGDNDSRVLAVAKNLAVAGRDVVVVSKDLPMRVKASAMGLQADEYRNEFVKDSGWTGVAELDATVEEVNALYDHEAVLTAGGAEQPVNTGVILLSPRGSALGRVGADKHIRLVRGDRDVFGLHGRSAEQRLAIDLLLDPEVGIVSLGGRAGTGKSALALCAGLEAVLERREHRKVVVFRPLYAVGGQELGYLPGSENDKMNPWAQAVFDTLGAIVSPEVVEEVLDRGMLEVLPLTHIRGRSLHDSFVIVDEAQSLEKNVLLTVMSRIGQNSKIVLTHDVAQRDNLRVGRYDGIAAVVETLKGHPLFGHVTLTRSERSPIAALVTELLEGSDG